A genome region from Brooklawnia propionicigenes includes the following:
- the tyrS gene encoding tyrosine--tRNA ligase — protein sequence MNALLDELTWRGFVAESTDVDALAAHLDSGPVTSYVGFDPTAASLHIGHLMQLLVARRFQEAGHRPILLVGGATGLIGDPKMTGERVMNETDVVHEWAERLRAQVSRFVSFEGSNAAIVENNYSWTSQMSALDFLREVGKHFSVNRMLARDVVARRLTDGISYTEFSYVLLQSLDYRELYRRHGATLQTGAQDQWGNITAGIDYIRRTEGATVHGLVTPLLTKADGTKFGKTESGAVWIDPELTSPFAFHQFWLNAEDAKVIDYLKIFSWRSRDEIEELALETAQAPHKRAAQRALADDITDLVHGRPEREAAELAGRALFGRGDLAELPDSTLTAVMSEVQAAEIAPIDGQLPLVADVLAASGVVSSKSAARRAIAEGGAYLNNQKVTDVEARLTNDDLLAGRWVLLRRGKRTVGSVKLVG from the coding sequence GTGAATGCACTGCTTGATGAACTGACCTGGCGTGGCTTTGTAGCCGAATCGACGGACGTGGACGCTCTTGCGGCCCATCTGGACAGCGGGCCGGTGACGTCTTATGTGGGTTTTGATCCGACAGCGGCAAGCCTTCACATCGGCCATCTGATGCAACTGCTGGTCGCACGCAGGTTTCAGGAAGCCGGGCATCGCCCGATTCTGCTGGTCGGTGGCGCAACCGGCCTGATCGGCGATCCGAAGATGACCGGTGAACGTGTCATGAACGAGACCGATGTCGTCCATGAGTGGGCTGAGCGGCTTCGTGCTCAGGTGAGTCGCTTCGTCAGCTTCGAGGGCAGCAACGCCGCGATCGTCGAGAACAACTACAGCTGGACGTCGCAGATGTCCGCGTTGGACTTCCTGCGCGAAGTGGGCAAGCATTTCTCGGTCAACCGGATGCTCGCCCGCGATGTGGTGGCCCGCCGGCTGACCGACGGGATCAGCTACACGGAGTTCTCCTACGTGCTGCTGCAATCCCTGGATTACCGGGAGCTGTACCGCCGACACGGCGCAACGTTGCAGACCGGTGCTCAGGACCAATGGGGCAATATCACCGCGGGTATCGACTACATCCGGCGGACCGAGGGCGCCACCGTGCACGGCCTGGTGACCCCGCTGCTCACCAAGGCCGATGGAACCAAGTTCGGCAAGACCGAATCGGGTGCGGTGTGGATCGATCCGGAACTCACCTCGCCCTTCGCGTTCCACCAGTTCTGGTTGAACGCCGAGGACGCGAAGGTCATCGACTACCTCAAGATCTTCTCCTGGCGCAGCCGCGATGAGATCGAGGAGTTGGCGCTCGAGACCGCGCAGGCCCCGCACAAGCGCGCGGCGCAGCGCGCGCTGGCCGATGACATCACCGATCTGGTGCACGGGCGCCCGGAACGCGAAGCGGCCGAACTGGCCGGCCGGGCCCTGTTCGGGCGCGGGGATCTGGCCGAGCTGCCCGACTCCACCCTGACCGCTGTCATGTCGGAAGTGCAGGCGGCCGAGATCGCCCCCATCGATGGACAGCTGCCCCTGGTCGCGGACGTTCTGGCCGCCAGCGGGGTGGTGTCATCGAAGTCGGCCGCCCGGCGCGCAATCGCCGAAGGCGGGGCATACCTGAACAACCAGAAGGTGACCGACGTCGAGGCCCGCCTCACCAACGACGACCTGCTGGCCGGACGGTGGGTCCTGCTCCGCCGTGGAAAACGAACCGTGGGCTCCGTGAAACTGGTTGGCTAG
- the argH gene encoding argininosuccinate lyase, translating to MFALSVSTHFDWRLALDDLDGSIAHAAALHRAGLLTDEDHEAMVAALQQLRADVARGAVTADPGDEDVHGALERLLIERIGPQLGGRLRAGRSRNDQIATLIRRWLRREIRLLTLDVLGVVEALRDQANAHLGAIMPGRTHMQTAQPVLLSHQLLAHAWPLLRDIARLQDLDKRAAVSPYGSAALAGTSLGLDPELVATDLGFDSSVPNSIDGTAARDVIVEASYVLAQVGVDLSRLSEDVIIWVTPEFGFAKLDDAWSTGSSIMPQKKNPDVAELARGKAGRLIGNVSGLLATCKGLPLAYNRDLQEDKEPLFDSVDQLHVLLPAVAGMVGTLRFDADRMAQAAPRGFSLATDMADWLVRRGVPFARAHDIAGAAVQFCEGAGIGLADLTPEQLSEIAPELTPQVLDVLTIEGSVASRNGRGGTAPDRVREQIAELGATAAAAAAWAKA from the coding sequence ATGTTCGCGCTGTCGGTCTCTACTCACTTCGACTGGCGGCTGGCACTGGACGACCTGGACGGCTCGATCGCTCATGCCGCGGCGTTGCACCGGGCCGGGCTGCTCACCGACGAGGACCACGAGGCCATGGTGGCTGCGCTGCAGCAGCTGCGCGCCGACGTGGCCCGCGGCGCGGTTACCGCCGATCCCGGCGACGAGGATGTGCACGGTGCGTTGGAGCGGCTGCTGATCGAACGCATCGGACCGCAGCTGGGCGGACGCCTTCGCGCCGGCCGCTCACGCAATGACCAGATCGCGACACTGATCCGGCGTTGGCTGCGCCGCGAGATCCGCCTGCTCACCCTCGACGTGCTCGGCGTCGTCGAGGCGCTGCGCGATCAGGCGAACGCGCATCTGGGCGCGATCATGCCCGGACGCACCCACATGCAGACCGCGCAGCCGGTGCTGCTGTCCCACCAGTTGTTGGCGCACGCCTGGCCGCTGCTACGCGACATCGCCCGGCTGCAGGACCTCGACAAGCGAGCCGCCGTGAGCCCCTACGGCTCGGCCGCGCTCGCCGGCACCTCGCTGGGGCTGGATCCCGAACTGGTGGCGACCGATCTCGGATTCGATTCGTCGGTACCGAACTCGATCGACGGTACCGCTGCCCGCGACGTGATCGTCGAGGCGAGCTACGTGCTCGCTCAGGTGGGCGTGGATCTCTCGCGGCTTTCGGAGGACGTCATCATCTGGGTGACCCCGGAGTTCGGCTTCGCGAAACTGGACGACGCATGGTCGACCGGTTCGAGCATCATGCCGCAGAAGAAGAATCCCGATGTCGCTGAGCTCGCTCGTGGCAAGGCCGGACGCCTGATCGGCAATGTCAGCGGCCTGCTCGCTACCTGCAAGGGACTCCCGCTGGCCTACAACCGCGATCTCCAGGAGGACAAGGAGCCGCTGTTCGATTCGGTCGATCAGTTGCACGTGCTGTTGCCCGCGGTCGCCGGCATGGTGGGCACCCTGCGCTTCGATGCCGACCGGATGGCCCAGGCCGCGCCGCGGGGCTTCTCGCTGGCCACCGACATGGCCGACTGGCTGGTGCGACGGGGCGTTCCGTTCGCCCGGGCACACGACATCGCCGGGGCCGCGGTCCAGTTCTGCGAGGGCGCCGGCATCGGGTTGGCCGATCTCACACCCGAGCAGTTGAGCGAGATCGCGCCGGAACTGACTCCGCAGGTCCTCGACGTGTTGACGATCGAGGGGTCGGTCGCCTCGCGTAACGGACGCGGCGGCACGGCACCCGATCGGGTGCGCGAGCAGATCGCCGAATTGGGTGCAACCGCGGCGGCTGCCGCCGCCTGGGCGAAGGCCTGA
- the argR gene encoding arginine repressor, which translates to MSEEAQPRASTRVARQARIIELIQRREIGSQAELADLLAAGGISVSQGTLSKDLLEIGAVRVRNAAGALVYAPPATEIASDHSAHEARLARVCAELLISASGSANLTILKTPPGAAQYFASVIDRVARDAILGTIAGDDSILVIARDADGGQELANWFSGLASGESREGTGDDAARG; encoded by the coding sequence GTGAGTGAGGAGGCTCAACCACGAGCATCGACGCGAGTCGCCCGCCAGGCCCGCATCATCGAGCTGATTCAGCGCCGCGAGATCGGCTCGCAGGCTGAACTGGCCGATCTGCTCGCCGCGGGCGGCATCAGCGTCAGCCAGGGCACGCTCAGCAAGGATCTCCTGGAGATCGGGGCTGTGCGGGTCCGCAATGCGGCAGGTGCTCTGGTCTATGCCCCGCCGGCCACCGAGATCGCCTCCGATCATTCGGCCCATGAGGCGAGGCTGGCACGAGTATGCGCCGAGCTGTTGATCTCCGCGTCGGGATCGGCCAACCTGACCATTCTCAAGACCCCGCCGGGCGCGGCCCAGTACTTCGCTTCGGTGATCGATCGTGTCGCCCGCGACGCCATTTTGGGCACTATCGCCGGTGACGACTCGATCCTGGTGATCGCTCGGGATGCCGATGGCGGTCAGGAGCTGGCGAACTGGTTCAGTGGGCTGGCGTCGGGGGAGTCCCGCGAGGGCACCGGAGACGACGCGGCGCGTGGCTGA